Sequence from the Candidatus Kinetoplastibacterium galatii TCC219 genome:
AAATATCATTTGAGCTATTCTCTCTCCTGGTGCGATATCTATATCTATTCCTGACTCTATATTATTTCTATTCCAAACACTTATTAATATAGGACCTGAATAGTCTGCATCAATTACCCCCGCTGTATTTCCCAGCACTAGACCTTTCTTATGCCCTAATCCAGATCTTGGTAATATCATTGCCATAATATTTTTATTATTTATATGAATAGATATCCCAGATGATAATAACTGAGCAGGATTTCCAGGTTTTATTTTTATTGTACTATCTATACAAGCGTATAGATCTATAGCAGCTGCAAGATCTGTTTGATAGGTTGGAGGCCCCCATAATTTTATTATTCGATCATCTAATATTTTTATTTCTATAGAAATGTTATTCATATTTTTAACTAAACTATTTTTGTTCTATTGTGAATTTCAAGCATTAATTTTCTTGCTGCTTGCATTTTACTCATTTTAGGGAATTTATATGATCCATTAGAGTCAAAAAGTACCAATGTTGTTGTATCCAGCTCAAATGTTTCGCTAGCTATATTTCCTACTATTAGTTGTACTTTTTTGCTTAGTAGTTTCAGTCTAGCATTTTTATCTAAATCATCTGTTTCGGCGGCAAATCCTACACACCAAGGACCATTATCAATTCTAGCTACTTCTGCCAGTATATCCTTATTAAAAGTTAATGATATATTAGGAATAGTTTTCAAAATATTATCTTTTTTGATTTTATTTTTACTAAAATTTTTTATTTTCCAATCACAAACAGCAGCTACAGATATGAATATGTCTGTAGCTCGAACATTATTCATAACAGTTTCATACATTTCTTCAGCTGTTGTTACTTTATAACATTCAATATTATAAGGAATCTCTAATGATGTTGGGCCGGTAATCATTGTTACTATCCCTCCTAATTCGCTTGCTGCTCTTGCTATAGCATAACCTGTCTTACCTGAGGATCTATTACTAATAAATCTAACAGGATCAATCGGTTCAATAGTTGGTCCAGCAGTTATAAGTATTTTTTTTCCTTTTAATAACTTGTCTTGTAGTGAGGCTATTATTTCGTTAACTATACTAGTAGTTTCAGATAATCTTCCTATACCAATATCGCCACATGCTTGTTTTCCAGATTCTGGTCCTATAATATTTATTTTATCTTCTATTAGTTGCTTAATATTTCTTTGTGTGCTGGAATTATCCCACATCTCTTTATTCATAGCTGGAGCTATAAACAAAGGGCATTTCCTAGCTAAACAAATTGTTGATAATAAATCATCGCCTATTCCATTAGCTATTTTTGCTATGAAATTTGCAGTTGCTGGCGCTATTAATATTAAGTCATTACAACGGCCTAGACTTATATGAGTCATGCCATTATAAAATTTATCTTCATTTTCGTCACTAAATACAGGCCTACCTGACAAAGCCTCCATTGTAATTGGAGTAATGAATTTTTGAGCAGATCTTGTCATTACAATATCTACGATTGCCCCATTACTTATTAGTCTTCTAGTTAATTCTGCTATTTTATAGCAAGATATACTACCAGTCATTCCTAAGACTATACGTTTCTTATCAAGATCTAGCATTTTATTAATTTATTGAATTCACTAGCTTTCATATGTATTTTGGTTTTTTG
This genomic interval carries:
- the dut gene encoding dUTP diphosphatase, producing the protein MNNISIEIKILDDRIIKLWGPPTYQTDLAAAIDLYACIDSTIKIKPGNPAQLLSSGISIHINNKNIMAMILPRSGLGHKKGLVLGNTAGVIDADYSGPILISVWNRNNIESGIDIDIAPGERIAQMIFIPIIRPDFKIVENFSHQNTRGEKGFGSTNT
- the coaBC gene encoding bifunctional phosphopantothenoylcysteine decarboxylase/phosphopantothenate--cysteine ligase CoaBC is translated as MLDLDKKRIVLGMTGSISCYKIAELTRRLISNGAIVDIVMTRSAQKFITPITMEALSGRPVFSDENEDKFYNGMTHISLGRCNDLILIAPATANFIAKIANGIGDDLLSTICLARKCPLFIAPAMNKEMWDNSSTQRNIKQLIEDKINIIGPESGKQACGDIGIGRLSETTSIVNEIIASLQDKLLKGKKILITAGPTIEPIDPVRFISNRSSGKTGYAIARAASELGGIVTMITGPTSLEIPYNIECYKVTTAEEMYETVMNNVRATDIFISVAAVCDWKIKNFSKNKIKKDNILKTIPNISLTFNKDILAEVARIDNGPWCVGFAAETDDLDKNARLKLLSKKVQLIVGNIASETFELDTTTLVLFDSNGSYKFPKMSKMQAARKLMLEIHNRTKIV